One genomic window of Cottoperca gobio chromosome 10, fCotGob3.1, whole genome shotgun sequence includes the following:
- the rad9a gene encoding cell cycle checkpoint control protein RAD9A isoform X2 — MAIKSVQAVFRSLATLEKTVEKCHIELDEQKNRLTFTLHCKHGLMKTHNLSFQDSESLQAVFDKDSYGNAFRSHPRLLVDTVVHFPPSLDEVTVSVSDDRMWFRNHVEEEADQSKAMLTELCLASDEFDHFAVQVHNSITFCLKELRGLLVFAESTGLPISMYFDEPGSPVVLSVTDSVLEGNFVLATLSDDPNHRKNNTRRARTPPPPPDDFMNDDIDSYLIAMDTSIAPGPSATGPPTPPLADSICSKQAAAANHRTRLHSEEEEEDDETVDSSRPPNKKFCSLFFGSVFPPSSQMTTQPVTSQEVLASDSEDDVE, encoded by the exons AGTGTGCAGGCCGTATTCAGGTCTCTAGCGACTCTTGAGAAGACTGTGGAAAAGTGTCACATTGAGCTAGACGAGCAGAAAAACCGCCTCACCTTCACCCTGCACTGCAAACACG GCCTCATGAAGACACATAACCTGTCTTTCCAGGACAGTGAAAGCTTACAGGCAGTGTTTGATAAAGACAGCTATGGCAACGCATTCAGATCCCATCCCAG GCTGCTTGTGGACACAGTCGTGCACTTCCCTCCATCTCTGGACGAAGTGACCGTGTCAGTGAGTGACGATCGGATGTGGTTCAGGAACCATGTGGAGGAAGAAGCAG ACCAGTCCAAGGCAATGCTGACGGAGCTTTGTCTGGCTTCAGACGAGTTTGACCATTTTGCCGTCCAAGTTCACAACAGCATCACCTTTTGTCTGAAAGAGTTACGG GGTTTGTTAGTGTTTGCAGAGTCTACTGGTCTACCTATTTCTATGTACTTTGATGAACCGGGCAG ccctGTAGTGCTTTCAGTAACAGATAGTGTCCTCGAGGGGAACTTTGTGCTGGCCACGCTTTCTGATGACCCCAACCACCGTAAAAACAACACGAGACG AGCACGCACGCCGCCGCCCCCTCCTGATGACTTCATGAATGACGACATAGACTCCTACCTGATCGCCATGGATACCAGTATTGCGCCGGGTCCCTCTGCTACAGGTCCGCCCACACCCCCGTTAGCTGATTCTATATGTTCAAAACAGGCTgctgcagccaatcacaggACAAGGCTacacagtgaggaggaggaagaggacgatGAAACGGTCGATTCAAGCAGACCGCCTAATAAGAAG TTCTGTTCCTTGTTCTTTGGATCGGTGTTTCCCCCGTCCTCTCAGATGACCACTCAACCAGTGACTAGTCAGGAAGTGTTGGCCAGTGACAGTGAGGATGACGTAGAATAG